From Aspergillus fumigatus Af293 chromosome 3, whole genome shotgun sequence, a single genomic window includes:
- the eng7 gene encoding glycoside hydrolase family 16 protein, translated as MRCQYSCFLLALASLVSAWVPPSYSGYTLQWSDTFAGSAGTLPNSNNWNIITGNPGVNGELETYTNSNRNVQLSGGNTLQLVPWRDSSVSGGWTSGRLESKYVFTPSSGKITFAEANIRFGSNPTSAKQGIWPAFWMLGNSIRSGTPWPGCGELDILETINGQLTGYGTAHCNVYPGGICNEPNGRGGSIAIPDQSWHTWRIVWDRTPSTWQSETITWYMDGQFFHQITGSQIGDSNVWATLCHDPLYFILNVAVGGTWPGYPNSATLDGYGSMMEIAYVAVYVS; from the exons ATGCGCTGCCAATATTCCTGTTTCCTCCTAGCCCTGGCCTCTTTGGTCTCGGCCTGGGTGCCCCCTTCATACTCAGGATACACGCTGCAGTGGAGCGATACCTTCGCCGGCTCAGCAGGGACACTTCCCAACTCTAACAATTGGAACATTATCACAGGGAACCCAGGGGTGAATGGCGAGCTGGAGACGTACACCAATTCAAATAGGAATGTTCAGCTAAGCGGCGGCAACACTCTGCAGCTAGTGCCCTGGAGAGATAGTTCTGTGTCTGGGGGATGGACATCAGGCCGGCTTGAGAGCAAATACGTCTTCACACCTAGCTCAGGAAAAATCACATTTGCTGAGGCCAACATCCGGTTTGGCAGCAACCCTACTTCCGCCAAACAGGGAATCTGGCCGGCTTTCTGGATGCTAGGCAACTCAATCCGCTCAGGAACCCCATGGCCTGGGTGCGGTGAACTTGACATCCTTGAGACTATCAATGGTCAGTTGACGGGCTACGGCACCGCCCACTGCAATGTCTACCCCGGCGGTATCTGCAATGAGCCTAATGGCCGTGGGGGAAGCATTGCAATCCCTGACCAGTCATGGCATACTTGGCGCATCGTCTGGGACCGCACCCCTTCTACCTGGCAGTCGGAGACTATTACCTGGTACATGGACGGTCAGTTCTTCCACCAGATCACTGGTTCCCAGATTGGCGACTCGAACGTTTGGGCCACGCTTTGTCATGACCCATTGTACTTCATTCTCAACGTGGCCGTTGGCGGCACCTGG CCAGGTTATCCTAACTCAGCCACCCTCGACGGTTACGGAAGCATGATGGAGATCGCTTATGTCGCCGTCTATGTGTCTTGA